One genomic window of Paenisporosarcina antarctica includes the following:
- a CDS encoding sodium:solute symporter family protein, translating into METQFIVSFAFILATFGLYVGIAIFNKAKVASDFYVAGRGVPAIYNGMAIGADWMSAASFIGLAGTVMILGYDGLGYIMGWTGGYLLLTFLLAPQLRKYGRYTVPEFIGDRYDSNVARLIAAVATIIISFTYSIGQMSGSGIVIGRLLEIDYRLGTIIGAVLIAIYASLGGMKGITWTQVAQYVVLITAYLIPVIFMSLQLTNNPLPWVSYGEVLEQMKVLDADLGISDYLTPFTNGTKWQFMALMFTLMAGTAGLPHVIVRFFTVATMKAARWSGAWALLFIGLLYLSAPAYAAFSRFILMTKVANSPINALPEWTKSWVDTGKLLIADTNGDGILQWTELQISNDIVVMATPEIANLGIFVIGLMAAGAMAAALSTAGGLMMAISSSLSHDIYFRSINPQATDQKRLAVGRWSIIIASLVAGVVALNPPGAITQIVAWAFALAASSFFPALLLGVWWKRSNAAGVISGMLVGLTVTLGYIFAAKYGGFTILGIIDTGAGVFGTAAALITNIVVSLATKPPSKKIQEEVQDLRYPEQMTYRDGEVWLDNGEDIPPTK; encoded by the coding sequence ATGGAAACACAATTTATTGTGTCATTTGCATTCATACTAGCAACATTTGGATTATACGTAGGGATCGCTATTTTCAATAAAGCAAAGGTTGCTTCTGATTTCTATGTTGCCGGTCGAGGCGTTCCAGCGATTTATAACGGGATGGCCATCGGGGCAGACTGGATGAGTGCTGCTTCTTTCATTGGTTTAGCCGGTACCGTTATGATCTTGGGATATGACGGACTTGGTTACATTATGGGTTGGACAGGCGGTTACTTATTACTAACATTCCTGTTAGCTCCTCAACTGCGAAAATACGGTCGATACACAGTGCCAGAATTTATAGGAGATCGCTATGATAGTAATGTAGCTAGATTAATTGCTGCTGTTGCAACAATTATCATCAGTTTTACATACTCGATTGGTCAAATGTCAGGTTCAGGTATTGTTATTGGTAGATTACTAGAAATTGATTATCGTCTTGGTACGATTATTGGAGCAGTTTTAATCGCGATCTATGCTTCTTTAGGCGGGATGAAAGGGATTACATGGACTCAGGTTGCTCAATATGTTGTGTTGATCACTGCCTATTTAATACCTGTAATTTTCATGTCTCTTCAATTAACAAATAACCCACTTCCATGGGTATCTTATGGTGAAGTGTTAGAACAAATGAAAGTTCTCGACGCGGATCTCGGAATCTCGGATTACTTAACCCCATTCACCAATGGGACCAAGTGGCAATTCATGGCTCTAATGTTTACGCTTATGGCTGGTACAGCTGGATTGCCTCACGTAATTGTAAGATTCTTTACAGTTGCAACAATGAAAGCTGCTCGATGGAGTGGCGCTTGGGCACTTCTATTTATTGGACTACTTTACCTTTCAGCACCAGCATACGCTGCATTTTCTCGTTTCATTTTGATGACGAAAGTGGCGAATTCTCCAATAAATGCGTTGCCTGAATGGACAAAATCCTGGGTAGATACAGGCAAGCTTCTGATTGCAGATACAAATGGTGATGGAATTTTACAATGGACAGAATTACAAATCTCAAATGATATCGTAGTTATGGCGACACCAGAAATTGCGAATTTAGGAATCTTTGTTATTGGATTGATGGCGGCTGGAGCGATGGCTGCTGCATTGTCTACTGCTGGTGGACTAATGATGGCCATCTCTTCTTCGTTATCACATGATATATATTTCCGTTCAATCAATCCACAAGCGACAGATCAAAAACGTTTAGCAGTTGGTCGTTGGTCTATTATTATCGCTTCTCTAGTTGCAGGTGTTGTGGCACTTAACCCACCTGGCGCGATTACACAAATTGTTGCGTGGGCATTTGCTTTAGCCGCTTCATCCTTCTTCCCGGCATTACTACTAGGAGTGTGGTGGAAACGTTCGAATGCAGCTGGTGTCATTTCAGGTATGCTCGTAGGTTTAACTGTCACACTCGGATACATTTTCGCTGCAAAATATGGCGGATTTACGATTTTAGGAATTATCGATACAGGAGCTGGTGTCTTTGGAACAGCTGCAGCATTAATAACAAATATCGTCGTGTCTCTTGCTACTAAGCCACCATCTAAGAAAATCCAAGAAGAAGTACAGGATTTACGTTATCCAGAACAGATGACGTATAGAGATGGAGAGGTGTGGTTGGATAATGGAGAAGACATTCCGCCAACCAAGTAA
- a CDS encoding DUF294 nucleotidyltransferase-like domain-containing protein translates to MEKTFRQPSNGKSIKDFVKNTPLFKGRNQLEFDQLYGRCEERQYDKGVLIANARKKRAGILLVTSGLAEVYAAGYQHEREVLELAGPGGIIGLASLSNMLKIQQKPPNTVEIQALETTLGLFLPYDVVKEMLEEHEIQRYFLEKVVFRLQDVYQSFTEQLQQSSFMDSQKKVFQRVQDMMSSPLLMLPPSSSMLDGIQFMYKEGLSAVVCLDSYSSQSLVVSMREIISAIAQEKPMTTKLLEIVGKESITIKRSAYYYEALSIFQKNPTLRHVIVVDEMEAPVGMLTLSDVLKQRHRSIQQVMANIDHLDETSVEEVSQKVKQVSSQLLEERESIRLIVSTMTPIYDEIVKKSIELAQQRLLKENGLTTPCEFVFYQMGSAGRGEQLLMTDQDHFLVYEKSTKAIDDYFKQLADEIVRLLEMVGFKRCDGDMMASNKIWRGSLADWQQRIHRWTINTTTQNTLYAYNFFAMRWVSGDRSLHHDFMNAINEELERSGILLLQMARELKGTIIPSLDHRILSFILREGKEIDLKLRVLFPFHHSLQLICLKNKIVDGSTFEKLESLRELNRFDDSTLEELKESADYVLMVTLQQKLLVGNSKVQIDKLTSREKALLSRALTVLREFQMTVLRDMGV, encoded by the coding sequence ATGGAGAAGACATTCCGCCAACCAAGTAACGGAAAATCGATTAAAGATTTTGTGAAAAACACGCCGCTTTTTAAAGGAAGAAATCAACTCGAGTTTGATCAGCTGTATGGTCGTTGCGAAGAGCGTCAGTATGATAAAGGAGTGTTGATAGCGAACGCTAGAAAGAAGAGAGCGGGAATACTACTCGTCACTTCAGGTTTAGCGGAAGTGTATGCAGCAGGCTATCAACATGAACGAGAAGTGCTCGAATTAGCTGGTCCAGGTGGAATTATTGGATTAGCTAGTTTGAGTAATATGTTGAAAATTCAGCAAAAACCGCCAAATACAGTAGAAATTCAAGCATTAGAAACAACACTTGGGCTGTTTCTTCCTTACGATGTCGTCAAGGAAATGCTGGAAGAACATGAAATTCAACGTTATTTTTTAGAAAAAGTGGTGTTTAGACTTCAAGATGTCTATCAATCATTTACTGAGCAGCTGCAGCAATCCAGCTTTATGGATAGTCAGAAAAAAGTATTTCAAAGGGTGCAAGACATGATGTCTTCCCCTTTGCTCATGCTGCCACCATCAAGTTCAATGTTAGATGGTATTCAATTTATGTATAAAGAGGGACTCAGTGCTGTCGTTTGTCTAGACTCTTATTCCTCACAATCGCTGGTCGTATCGATGAGGGAAATCATCTCTGCGATTGCACAAGAGAAACCTATGACAACGAAACTTTTAGAGATTGTTGGGAAAGAAAGCATCACAATCAAACGTTCCGCATATTATTATGAAGCGTTAAGCATCTTTCAAAAGAATCCAACTTTGCGACATGTAATCGTTGTAGATGAAATGGAAGCACCAGTTGGGATGCTGACACTTTCTGATGTACTAAAGCAGAGACATCGCTCGATACAACAAGTGATGGCAAATATTGATCACTTGGACGAGACATCTGTAGAGGAAGTATCACAAAAAGTGAAACAAGTGAGTAGTCAACTTTTAGAAGAACGAGAAAGTATACGATTAATTGTTTCTACAATGACACCAATCTACGATGAAATTGTTAAAAAAAGTATCGAACTCGCTCAACAACGTCTTTTAAAAGAAAATGGTCTCACAACACCTTGTGAATTCGTATTTTATCAAATGGGAAGCGCAGGTCGTGGGGAACAACTTTTGATGACGGACCAGGATCATTTTTTAGTGTATGAAAAATCAACCAAGGCAATAGACGACTATTTCAAGCAACTTGCAGATGAAATCGTTCGCCTATTAGAAATGGTCGGGTTCAAACGTTGTGATGGGGATATGATGGCTAGCAATAAAATTTGGAGAGGTTCACTTGCAGATTGGCAACAACGTATCCATCGTTGGACCATTAATACCACAACACAAAATACATTGTACGCTTATAATTTCTTTGCGATGAGGTGGGTGAGCGGGGATCGCTCACTACATCACGACTTTATGAATGCGATTAACGAGGAACTTGAACGGTCGGGGATTCTTTTATTACAAATGGCGAGAGAACTTAAAGGGACCATCATTCCTTCATTAGATCATCGTATCCTTTCCTTTATTTTGCGTGAAGGAAAGGAAATTGATCTAAAGCTACGCGTATTGTTCCCATTCCATCACTCCCTTCAGTTGATATGCTTAAAAAATAAAATTGTTGATGGCTCTACCTTTGAAAAACTTGAATCATTGCGTGAATTAAATCGTTTTGATGATAGTACGTTAGAAGAGTTAAAAGAAAGCGCAGATTATGTGTTAATGGTAACCCTTCAACAAAAACTATTAGTAGGAAATTCTAAAGTACAAATTGACAAGCTAACATCTAGAGAAAAAGCGTTGCTATCGAGAGCCTTGACAGTGTTACGCGAGTTTCAGATGACAGTTTTACGAGATATGGGTGTATAG
- a CDS encoding 3'-5' exonuclease has translation MAIWSKRVFQDRINREIPLSTPLDELSFLVVDTETTGFAVGKDDRLIEVGAVPIVGLKVLENKTFQSYVNPKRDIPEIITNLTSINNKDVENAPDSLQVIEDLFAFAEEHGAHSMVGHYLTFDMQVLKHELRRADIKFQPPPSVDTLDLLSYLVPTWELKDLEYYAVVFETRIFERHSALGDALTTAYLFCELCERVQERGKHTWGDLLALSPVR, from the coding sequence ATGGCAATTTGGTCAAAGAGGGTATTTCAAGATCGTATAAACCGTGAAATCCCCCTTTCAACACCACTTGATGAATTGAGTTTTTTGGTTGTAGATACGGAGACGACAGGATTTGCAGTTGGCAAGGACGATCGACTAATTGAAGTTGGAGCTGTGCCGATTGTAGGTTTAAAAGTTCTCGAGAATAAAACCTTTCAATCGTATGTGAACCCTAAGCGTGATATCCCTGAAATTATTACTAATTTGACATCGATTAATAACAAGGATGTAGAAAATGCACCTGACTCACTCCAAGTGATTGAAGATTTATTTGCGTTTGCCGAAGAGCATGGTGCTCATAGCATGGTTGGGCATTATCTTACATTCGATATGCAAGTGCTTAAACATGAACTTCGTCGTGCAGATATCAAATTTCAACCACCCCCTTCAGTCGATACGCTTGATTTACTGTCCTATTTAGTGCCGACCTGGGAATTAAAGGACCTTGAATATTATGCTGTTGTGTTTGAAACACGAATATTTGAACGGCATAGTGCTCTTGGAGACGCGTTAACCACTGCTTATTTGTTTTGTGAGCTATGTGAGCGGGTTCAAGAGCGAGGTAAGCACACATGGGGGGACCTTCTAGCTCTTAGTCCTGTTAGATAG
- a CDS encoding DNA cytosine methyltransferase codes for MKETTFNLVDLFAGAGGLSIGFTQTGRFNVIGAVEINDAAKETFIYNHGNNRDIILSVDNSGRSDITQMDFNSFNFEADKTVVVGGPPCQGFSNANRQKNYLISGNNQLVKEYVRAIRDIKPIAFLMENVKSMNSSVHKFFVTKSDTNNLNDFSSEKHLDQISSQTKESLYTTDFITLLETENIALNNVASKFVDIKDVPKPIVEDPQLIIRLRTIESRYNKSGSVLLKTNKEKQEVSKIIELLKERVNGDADINCMLNEAIVSLQLLIKDPTSYNEQKSYSMDFVEYNRFLTRCQELQDEKIDCDKFIFENEEKYIVKIQVKSYNVVEYLTSVFEYYGYKVDSRVLDASKFGVPQRRKRFMMLGVRKTRQSIILPQKLTNKIFTVKDAIEDLEEIKPQHELESYCSSNYENHQIQSDLIKYYRKNIDETLLFNHVNTKSTELVKARFKHILEKGGKNFHSLPEELKKSYQDASRTQNTVYLRLNYDEPSPTVINVRKSMWQHPSKARALSIREAARLQSFPDNFEFMGRKDEQYQQVGNAVPPLLAKAVAEQMLKYLDSMTNQKDSC; via the coding sequence ATGAAAGAAACAACATTCAACTTAGTTGACCTTTTTGCAGGCGCTGGGGGATTAAGTATTGGTTTTACTCAAACTGGCAGATTTAATGTTATTGGTGCTGTTGAAATTAATGATGCGGCCAAGGAAACTTTTATTTATAACCATGGAAACAACAGAGATATCATCTTATCGGTTGATAATTCAGGCAGAAGTGATATAACTCAAATGGACTTTAATAGTTTTAATTTTGAAGCAGATAAAACCGTTGTAGTGGGTGGTCCGCCTTGTCAAGGTTTTTCAAACGCAAATCGTCAAAAAAATTATCTTATTTCAGGAAATAATCAACTAGTAAAGGAATACGTTCGAGCAATAAGAGACATTAAACCGATAGCATTTCTGATGGAAAATGTAAAATCAATGAATTCCTCAGTCCATAAGTTTTTTGTAACAAAATCTGATACTAACAATTTGAATGATTTTAGTTCGGAAAAACATCTTGATCAAATCTCAAGTCAAACGAAAGAATCATTATACACAACAGATTTTATAACTTTATTAGAAACTGAGAATATTGCTTTAAATAATGTGGCTTCTAAATTTGTGGACATAAAAGATGTTCCCAAACCTATCGTAGAAGATCCGCAATTAATTATTAGACTTAGAACTATAGAAAGTAGATATAATAAAAGTGGATCTGTACTGTTGAAAACAAATAAAGAAAAACAAGAAGTAAGTAAGATAATTGAGTTATTAAAAGAAAGAGTGAATGGTGATGCAGATATTAATTGTATGCTTAATGAAGCAATTGTTTCCCTTCAATTATTAATTAAGGACCCTACAAGCTATAACGAGCAAAAAAGTTATTCAATGGATTTCGTTGAATATAATCGCTTTTTAACACGTTGTCAGGAACTCCAGGACGAAAAAATTGATTGTGATAAATTTATATTTGAAAATGAAGAAAAGTATATTGTGAAAATTCAGGTTAAATCATATAACGTAGTTGAATATTTAACTAGTGTTTTTGAATATTATGGATATAAAGTGGACAGTAGAGTACTTGATGCATCTAAATTTGGTGTTCCACAACGAAGAAAAAGATTCATGATGCTAGGAGTAAGAAAAACAAGACAATCAATAATTCTTCCTCAAAAATTAACAAATAAAATCTTTACTGTAAAAGATGCCATAGAAGATTTGGAAGAAATTAAACCGCAACATGAACTAGAGAGTTATTGTTCAAGTAATTATGAAAATCATCAAATTCAAAGTGATTTAATTAAATATTATCGTAAAAATATTGATGAAACATTACTCTTTAACCATGTGAATACTAAGAGTACTGAATTAGTAAAAGCGCGTTTCAAACATATATTGGAAAAAGGCGGGAAAAACTTTCACAGTCTTCCAGAAGAATTAAAAAAGAGTTATCAAGACGCATCCCGAACCCAAAATACGGTTTATTTAAGATTGAATTATGATGAACCTTCACCTACAGTAATAAATGTTCGGAAATCAATGTGGCAACATCCAAGCAAAGCGCGAGCTTTGAGTATAAGAGAAGCCGCAAGATTGCAATCGTTCCCAGATAACTTTGAGTTTATGGGTAGAAAAGATGAACAATACCAGCAAGTTGGGAATGCTGTCCCACCTTTGTTAGCTAAAGCAGTTGCTGAACAAATGCTTAAATATTTAGATAGTATGACAAATCAGAAAGACAGTTGCTGA
- a CDS encoding ATP-binding protein, which yields MYTILTQPSAAPVIQSLRNIGYKAQTAIADIVDNGIDAEATDIHITFKYDNGNGYIKIQDNGKGMTDKELQIAMTIGSKDPREERKQHELGRFGMGLKTGSFSLGQRLSVLTKIDGVISERCWDLEYVSTHNEWYLFKEIPSEVKWKMGTIDSDNGTIVFIDKLDRFCGYGTEKIIQLSSYYAKVARIRKFLEMVFQVKLDNGLNIYINDNFLDSWDPFLCEHPKTLEGETQIIKVNRKRVKITPYVLPHPSTFNETEYKIAGGIKGWRDQQGFYIYREGRLVNFGDWFGLFTKDSFSELVRIKIDFTNNADDDWKIDIKKSSVSIPEDAKENLKAIGKYYRQVSKEIMLYRAKPSRTQSKMKGSLHTWELANDEADSPYLLNRNHSILTNILKDIDEDMRRKFNLYLKLVELGSPNNLLHSSSLVKKEKQVQEVDEKIKYYIIELSKTLIDSNEIIILEEIVDAISLFPGFESVERTTIKNILEKDVLVNER from the coding sequence TTGTATACAATTCTTACACAGCCTTCAGCTGCTCCGGTTATTCAATCTTTAAGGAATATTGGATATAAAGCACAAACAGCTATTGCAGATATTGTCGATAATGGGATAGATGCAGAAGCAACTGATATTCATATTACTTTTAAATACGACAATGGTAATGGATATATAAAGATACAAGATAACGGCAAAGGTATGACAGATAAGGAATTACAAATTGCCATGACAATCGGTTCTAAGGATCCAAGAGAAGAACGCAAGCAACATGAGCTTGGACGTTTTGGAATGGGATTAAAAACAGGTTCGTTTTCTTTAGGTCAACGTCTAAGCGTACTGACGAAAATAGATGGAGTTATCTCTGAACGTTGCTGGGATTTAGAATATGTAAGCACACATAATGAGTGGTATCTGTTTAAAGAAATACCAAGTGAAGTTAAATGGAAAATGGGAACAATCGATTCTGATAATGGGACAATTGTATTTATTGATAAGTTAGATAGATTTTGTGGATATGGGACAGAAAAAATCATTCAATTAAGTAGTTATTACGCTAAGGTAGCACGTATTAGAAAATTTTTAGAAATGGTCTTTCAGGTCAAATTAGATAACGGTCTTAATATCTATATAAACGATAACTTTTTAGATTCATGGGATCCGTTTTTATGTGAACACCCTAAAACTTTGGAAGGTGAAACGCAAATAATAAAGGTTAATAGAAAAAGAGTGAAAATAACCCCATATGTATTACCTCATCCATCAACATTTAATGAAACTGAATATAAAATAGCGGGTGGTATCAAAGGATGGCGTGATCAACAGGGATTTTATATTTATCGAGAAGGAAGACTTGTTAATTTTGGGGATTGGTTTGGTTTATTTACAAAAGATAGTTTCTCTGAATTAGTCCGAATTAAAATTGATTTTACAAATAATGCAGACGATGATTGGAAAATTGATATAAAGAAATCAAGTGTTTCAATACCCGAAGATGCTAAAGAAAATCTAAAAGCAATTGGTAAATACTATAGGCAAGTTTCAAAGGAAATAATGCTTTATAGAGCAAAACCTTCACGTACTCAGTCTAAAATGAAAGGTTCATTACATACTTGGGAATTAGCTAATGATGAAGCTGACAGTCCGTATCTATTAAATCGTAATCATTCTATATTGACAAATATATTGAAAGATATTGATGAAGATATGCGTAGAAAATTTAACTTGTATTTAAAGTTAGTTGAATTAGGATCACCTAATAATTTATTGCATTCTTCCAGTTTAGTGAAAAAAGAAAAGCAAGTACAAGAAGTGGATGAAAAAATAAAGTATTACATTATTGAACTATCAAAAACTTTAATAGATTCAAATGAAATAATAATCCTTGAAGAAATAGTGGATGCAATATCTCTATTCCCAGGATTTGAGTCTGTAGAAAGAACGACTATTAAAAATATATTAGAAAAGGATGTGTTAGTTAATGAACGGTGA
- a CDS encoding Z1 domain-containing protein, with protein MVESKLQKEYAAIKKSDLESLALEMYEKYETSFTIPKSNTMRGEGCGNWFGETTPSYRYYWPRYKRYLEEYKKWELETVESINESTNEILRSVGDPNNIESFDVRGLVLGYVQSGKTANFTGLINKAFDVGYKLVIVLAGMHNDLRSQTQIRLEEEIVGTIDKNTDEKIGVAQIRNDGELVVTWTTKEKDISTAESGKRQNFGVPNLLVVKKNKDVLESLKELLSQSIRLSSENANVPVLIIDDEADQASIDTSNPNKNEDPKTINRLIREILELFKRKSYVGYTATPFANLLIRMDAEHEFAGRDLYPKDFVIGLPKPLGYCGPAEYFNVTGYEEDNKPLFIRHLKQEDLDLFDGMKKTVDADKFIKVPESMKESILAFLITIAVRNLRGQNGQHNSMLIHTSRFTDTQGVMQDVIERYYREMSNDIVYNGDSKFISELETLYLNDYAPIQQLVYSDIPVLEWKKVLKAIKSIISAVHIMEINGSSGQALEYHKYKEDGLNVIAIGGDKLSRGLTLEGLSVSYYYRNTNMYDTLMQMGRWFGFRNGYMDLCRIYTSNTIADNFEHMAQVMVELRQEFDYLANNNLTPEQYAVKMLDHNKMSVTSLAKMRSVDRLFNYSGTMQQTRIFEAQKSVFEKNMKATVQFIDSIVEPFIIQSGDTTYHIARNVLSEQVVKYLEDYETASTVNKVDSKKIAEYIKRLNRENKLLNFNVAVVNGTKSTLMRKDVVAHGIEKFPVKLGKIDIESTVIRATQRGGNHGVSKVDIGALVAAKQEFIDLNAATQIERNQNNPLILVYPLHPEVGVFKKLGHKFDDNLVPIGLAFSFPKVYVTDIYEDGSVVEKFGDYVVNKTVARGNSQ; from the coding sequence ATGGTAGAAAGTAAGTTGCAAAAAGAATATGCAGCTATTAAGAAATCGGATTTAGAGAGTCTAGCATTAGAAATGTACGAAAAATATGAGACATCATTTACAATTCCTAAATCAAATACAATGAGAGGGGAAGGTTGTGGTAATTGGTTTGGAGAAACTACCCCAAGTTATCGATACTATTGGCCTCGGTATAAGAGATATTTAGAAGAGTATAAAAAGTGGGAATTAGAGACTGTTGAATCTATAAATGAATCGACTAATGAAATTTTAAGGTCCGTTGGAGATCCCAATAATATAGAATCATTTGATGTAAGAGGATTAGTGCTCGGATATGTTCAATCAGGTAAGACAGCTAACTTTACAGGACTTATTAATAAAGCGTTTGATGTAGGCTATAAATTAGTAATTGTATTAGCTGGTATGCATAATGATTTACGTTCACAAACGCAAATTCGTTTAGAAGAAGAAATAGTAGGCACAATTGATAAAAATACGGATGAAAAAATTGGAGTTGCTCAAATAAGAAATGATGGAGAACTAGTGGTTACTTGGACAACTAAGGAGAAAGATATTTCAACAGCGGAGTCTGGAAAAAGACAAAACTTTGGTGTGCCCAATTTGCTAGTAGTTAAAAAGAATAAAGATGTATTAGAATCACTAAAAGAGCTCTTATCACAAAGTATTCGCCTATCAAGTGAAAATGCAAATGTACCAGTTCTAATTATAGACGATGAAGCAGACCAAGCATCTATAGATACATCTAATCCAAATAAAAATGAAGACCCTAAGACAATCAATCGTCTAATTCGTGAAATCTTGGAGTTGTTCAAAAGAAAATCATATGTAGGATATACAGCTACACCATTTGCCAATTTATTAATTCGAATGGATGCTGAACATGAATTTGCCGGAAGAGATTTATACCCAAAAGATTTTGTAATTGGGTTACCTAAACCTTTAGGATACTGTGGACCTGCAGAATATTTTAATGTAACAGGTTATGAAGAAGATAATAAACCATTATTTATTCGTCATTTAAAACAAGAAGACTTAGACTTATTTGATGGTATGAAGAAAACTGTAGATGCTGATAAATTTATAAAAGTTCCCGAATCAATGAAAGAGTCAATTTTAGCTTTCCTTATTACTATAGCAGTACGTAATCTTCGTGGACAAAATGGGCAACATAATTCGATGCTTATCCATACTTCAAGATTTACAGATACACAAGGGGTTATGCAAGATGTAATTGAAAGGTATTACCGTGAGATGTCGAATGATATTGTTTACAATGGGGATAGCAAATTTATTTCAGAGTTGGAAACCTTATATTTGAATGACTATGCGCCAATACAACAGTTGGTCTATTCCGATATTCCAGTTTTGGAGTGGAAAAAAGTATTGAAAGCAATTAAGAGCATAATTAGTGCTGTACATATAATGGAGATTAATGGTAGTAGTGGGCAAGCTTTAGAGTATCACAAATATAAAGAAGATGGACTAAACGTTATTGCTATTGGTGGTGACAAGTTGTCTCGAGGTTTAACCCTGGAAGGCTTAAGTGTTTCTTATTATTATCGTAATACGAATATGTACGATACTTTAATGCAAATGGGTCGTTGGTTCGGATTCCGAAATGGCTATATGGATTTATGTCGTATTTATACTTCTAATACAATTGCTGATAATTTTGAGCATATGGCTCAAGTAATGGTTGAGTTAAGACAAGAATTTGATTATCTTGCGAACAATAATCTTACACCTGAACAATATGCAGTTAAAATGCTTGATCACAATAAAATGTCAGTAACAAGTTTAGCAAAAATGCGTTCAGTAGACCGTCTATTTAATTACAGTGGTACTATGCAACAAACACGCATATTCGAAGCCCAAAAATCTGTTTTCGAAAAAAATATGAAAGCAACCGTTCAATTTATTGATTCAATAGTTGAGCCTTTTATCATTCAATCAGGAGATACTACTTATCATATTGCTAGAAATGTACTAAGTGAGCAAGTAGTAAAATATTTAGAAGACTATGAAACTGCCTCAACTGTAAACAAAGTAGATAGTAAAAAAATCGCGGAATATATTAAGCGATTAAACAGAGAAAATAAGCTACTAAATTTTAACGTAGCTGTAGTCAATGGTACAAAGAGCACATTAATGCGGAAAGATGTTGTAGCGCACGGAATAGAAAAGTTTCCGGTGAAATTAGGGAAAATAGATATAGAAAGTACAGTTATTCGTGCTACACAAAGAGGTGGAAATCATGGAGTGAGTAAGGTAGATATTGGTGCGCTGGTGGCGGCTAAACAAGAATTTATAGATTTGAATGCTGCAACGCAAATTGAGCGAAATCAAAATAATCCTTTGATACTTGTATATCCGTTACATCCAGAAGTAGGTGTATTTAAAAAGTTAGGACATAAATTTGATGATAATCTTGTGCCGATTGGACTAGCTTTCTCGTTCCCAAAAGTTTATGTGACAGATATTTATGAGGATGGAAGTGTAGTTGAAAAATTTGGGGATTATGTTGTAAATAAAACAGTAGCGCGAGGTAATAGTCAATGA